The sequence below is a genomic window from Halarchaeum grantii.
CGTCGCGCTCGCGGACGGCCTCGCCGACCTCGTCGCGTGAGGCGAGTGGCCGACCTCACATCGTCTCGGCGATATAGGCGTCGATCGCCGTGACGCGCTCCGGCCGGTAGGTCCAGAACCCGTGCCACTCGTTTCGTCCCGTCTCGTACGCGACGAGCGCGGCGTGCTCGCCGTCGTCGTCCGCCGGGACGTGCACGACGAACCACGCCCGCCGGAAGTCCTCGCCGTACCCGCCGTGCATCGTCACGCCGAGGTCGCGCGGCGGCGTCCAGTCCGGGATGCCGTAGACGTGCGTGTCGACGCCCGCGTCCGAGACGAGCGCGTAGACGTCGCGCGTCCCGCGCTCGTCGTCGAGGCGGGAGAGGCGCTGGAAGGACGACCGGAGCGTTCCCCCGCCCGCCGTCCACGCGAGGTGCTCGACGTGTCGCGAGACCGTGACCAGCAGGAGCTTCTCCGTGTGCGATGCGGGGAAGCCGCGGAGCGAGAAGGGGACGTCGTCGAGGCCGTCGAGAACCGCCGGGAGGTCGACGTCGGGGAGCGAGCGCGCGCCCGACGTGTAGAGGTCGGAGTTCACGGTGAGGACGCAGTCCCGGAGCGCGGACAGCGGCGACGTGGCGACGATGTCGCTGTCGATGACGAGCGCCACCGTGTTCGCGTCGACGTCGCCGAGCTCGCGCTCGGACACCGTCACCGGCTGGTCGGCGAACAGCCCCTCGAGCATCGACTGCACCGGGCGCGGGGCGTCCCGGTTCACCACCACGAGGGCGTGCTCGGCGGGGTCGACTTCCGGGACGAACGACGCGATCGTGTCGGGCATGCTACGTCACGTCCACGCCCGTTATCTCGAAGCGCGCGCCGCCCTCGGGGCCGTCCGTCACGTCGACGCGCCAGCCGTGACCGCCGACGATTTCGCGGACGATGTGGAGGCCGAAGCCGGAGCCGCTCTCGACGGTGGAGACGCCGCGCTCGAAGACCTCCTCGCGGAGGTCGGCGGGGATGCCGGGGCCGTCGTCCGTCACGGCGAAGCCGCCCTCAAGCGCCGTGACGCGAACGGTCACGTCCGGCCCGCCGTGCTCGATGGCGTTCGAGAAGAGGTTCTCGAGGAGCTGCTGGAGGCGGGCCGGGTCGGCGACGACGGTCCCGAGGTCGTCACCGACGGCGAGCGCGGCCGACGACCCGTCCTCGACGGTCGCCCACGCGCGCTCGACGGCCTCTCGGAGCGGGACCGGCTCGGTCTCACCGATCTCCTCGCCCTCGCGAGCGAGGTAGAGCAGGTCGTCGATCAGCCGCCCCATCCGCTCGTGGGCGTCCCGAACGCGGTCGAACTGCTCGGGGTCGCCGTCCTCGCGCGCGAGCTCGAGATAGCCCTGCGCCACGGAGAGCGGGCTTCGGAGGTCGTGGCTCACCATCGACGCGAACTCCTCGAGGCGTTCGTTCTGCGCCTCGAGCTCCGCCGTGACCTGATCGCGTTCGAGCTCGTAGCTCACCCACTGCGCGAGCAGCTCGACGAACGTCCGCTCGGCCTCGGAGAAGGCGTTCGCGCGCGGCTCGGTGCCCGCGAAGCAGAACGTCCCGTAGAGCTCGCCGTTGACGAGGATCTTCGACCCGACGTAACACCCGAGTTCGAAGCGCTCGTACGCGGGGTCGTCCGAGAGCCCCTCGGCGACGGCGTTCTGCACGGTGACGAGCTCCGCGCGCGTGACCGTCTCCCGGCAGTAGGCCTCCGAGAGCGGGCACGACTCGCCCGGCTGGAGGAGTTCGTGGTCGCCACACGCCGCGACGATGTGCTGGGTGTCCCCGTCGATCTCCGTGAGGAAGCCGTACGGGACGCCGAGGAACTCGCGGCCGACGTCGAGGAGCCGGCGGATCTTCGTCTCGAAGCCCATCTCACGCGTGGCGATTATCTCGTAGATCTCGCGGAGGGTGTCGCGCTCGGTCAGCAGCTGCTCCTCGAGGCGCTCGCGCTCGGTGACGTCGCGGAGCACGGAGAGGTGCTCGCCGGGCGCGATTTCGGCCGTCGCCGCGTACTCGACCGCGCGGCGCTCGCCGTCCGGTCGCAGGAGCGGGAACGTCCCCCGGTCGAGGCCGCCCCGCTTGAACCCCTCCCACTCGGTCGCGAAGTCGTAGTCCGCGGGGGCGAAGTCGGAGACGTGCGAGCCGAGCAGTTCCGCGCGCGGGAGGCCGAACAGTTCGACCGCGCTCCGGTTGGCCTCGACGTACGTCCCGTCGTCGTCCGCGATCACCATCGCGTCCATCGCCTGCTCGAACGCGGTCCGATAGCGCACGCGCTCGTGAGTGTCGGACACCCGCTCGGCGAGCGCGCGGACGATGCCCACGGTCGCGTCCCGGCCGCCCCACGAGACGGCGCGGCGCGTCACTTCCGCGGGGAACGCCGTGCCGTCGAGCGCGCGAATCGTGCGGCGCTCCCACGTGACGCTCGCCTCGGTCGCGTGCTCGTCGGCAGCGTCGGCTGACCCGAGGAGCGCGGTCATGGAGCGACCGCGGAGGGCGTCGGCGTCGGCGGCGCCAAATTGGTCGACGGCGGCGGCGTTCGCGAAGACGCAGTCGCCGTCGACGCCGACGAGTATCGCGTCCGGTGAGGCCTCGAGGACGGTCCGTGCGACGTCCGGGGACGCCGCGGTCTGCGGCCGCGCCCGGTACTGGTCGACGGCGGCGCGGACGCGCCGCGCGAGGGTCGCGTACGGGTCGTCGTTCGCGTCCCTGCGGACGTAGTCGGTCGCCCCCGCCGAAATCGCGTCGCTGGCGACCGCCTCGCTGCCGCCGGCGGTGAAGAGGACGAACGGGAGGTCCGGGTGGGTCGCGCGGACGGCTTCGAGAAACTCGATCCCGTCCATCCCCGGCATGTCGAAGCCGCTGACGACGCAGTCGACGTCGCCCGCCTCGAGTCGCGTCAGGCCCGCCCTCGCGCTCGTGGCGACGGTCGTGGTGATGCGGTCGTCGGCGCGTGCGACGCGCTCGCCGACGAGAGCGGCCATATCGGGCTCGCCGTCCACACAGAGCACCGATATCGGTCCGCTCCGGTCAGTCATGCCACGACGTAGCGTCGCGTGGCTAATACCTGTTGTGCCCTCGACAACGGCGTCCCAAGGCGTTTTGTGCCACCGCACGGAAGCCGCCGACGTGTCCCCGACCAGACAGTCCCTCCACGACGCGGACCCGAGCGCGCGCCGTGCGCTCCGCGCCGCGCTCTCGCTGCTCCCGTCCGCGCCCGGTATCGTCGTCGCCTACGCCGGTCTCGCGGTCGTCACCGTCGTCTCGAACACCCTCGGTAACCTCGTTTCGGCGGTCGTCCTCGGTGCCGCCATCGTCCTCGCTGCGGGCGCGCTCGGCCTCGACACCGACGCCCGTAACTCCCTCGGCGTCCGGCTCCTGCTCGCGGTCATCGCCGCCATCGTCGCCGGGATCGCGATCATCATCGGCTTCGTCTTCCTCGTCCTCCCCGGCGTCTACCTCGCCGTCCGCCTCGTCGTCGCCGCCGTCGTCCTCGAGGACTGCGGGCCGCTCGAAGCGCTCGGCCGGAGCCTCGAGTCGACGGCGGGAGAGGGCTGGACGGTGTTCGGCGTCTGGCTCGCCACGACCCTCCTCAACGCGGCCGTCGCGGGCGCCGTCACCCTCCTCCTGCTCGGCGGCGTCCCCGCCCTCGACACGCGCGCCGGTCTCGTCGCGCTCCAGAACGCCCTCCCGCTCGCCGCCGCGCTCGGCACGTTCGTCTCCGGCCCCGTCACCGCCGCCTCGGACGCCGTCCTCTACGGCTGGTTCGCGGACGCGATGCCGGACGAGGACGCGTCGAACGCGGCCACGAGCGGCGTGCGAGCGCCCTGATCAGGCCGCGTCGTCGAGCACCGCGTTCGCCTCCGCGAACACCGCGTCGGCGCGCTCGTCGCTCCGCGCT
It includes:
- a CDS encoding histidine kinase; amino-acid sequence: MPDTIASFVPEVDPAEHALVVVNRDAPRPVQSMLEGLFADQPVTVSERELGDVDANTVALVIDSDIVATSPLSALRDCVLTVNSDLYTSGARSLPDVDLPAVLDGLDDVPFSLRGFPASHTEKLLLVTVSRHVEHLAWTAGGGTLRSSFQRLSRLDDERGTRDVYALVSDAGVDTHVYGIPDWTPPRDLGVTMHGGYGEDFRRAWFVVHVPADDDGEHAALVAYETGRNEWHGFWTYRPERVTAIDAYIAETM
- a CDS encoding PAS domain S-box protein, whose protein sequence is MTDRSGPISVLCVDGEPDMAALVGERVARADDRITTTVATSARAGLTRLEAGDVDCVVSGFDMPGMDGIEFLEAVRATHPDLPFVLFTAGGSEAVASDAISAGATDYVRRDANDDPYATLARRVRAAVDQYRARPQTAASPDVARTVLEASPDAILVGVDGDCVFANAAAVDQFGAADADALRGRSMTALLGSADAADEHATEASVTWERRTIRALDGTAFPAEVTRRAVSWGGRDATVGIVRALAERVSDTHERVRYRTAFEQAMDAMVIADDDGTYVEANRSAVELFGLPRAELLGSHVSDFAPADYDFATEWEGFKRGGLDRGTFPLLRPDGERRAVEYAATAEIAPGEHLSVLRDVTERERLEEQLLTERDTLREIYEIIATREMGFETKIRRLLDVGREFLGVPYGFLTEIDGDTQHIVAACGDHELLQPGESCPLSEAYCRETVTRAELVTVQNAVAEGLSDDPAYERFELGCYVGSKILVNGELYGTFCFAGTEPRANAFSEAERTFVELLAQWVSYELERDQVTAELEAQNERLEEFASMVSHDLRSPLSVAQGYLELAREDGDPEQFDRVRDAHERMGRLIDDLLYLAREGEEIGETEPVPLREAVERAWATVEDGSSAALAVGDDLGTVVADPARLQQLLENLFSNAIEHGGPDVTVRVTALEGGFAVTDDGPGIPADLREEVFERGVSTVESGSGFGLHIVREIVGGHGWRVDVTDGPEGGARFEITGVDVT